The Terriglobia bacterium genome contains a region encoding:
- a CDS encoding ThiF family adenylyltransferase produces MSANDPQQQQMIREAMKAIAERRPGRSKLVYDKAKRTIVAVTEGTQTPRALNITADDADMFAVVTLSSRWFREQWPQFTRQGRVSVLFSSWDSGDAFTQCDLGPLSAPSVAEGVVSLGEGTAAQEKAQLRIVLTPAGASTPDPSIFIAPDGSIHRATARQQVNGAEQSVAVVFVDVQPTLANRRVGILETTMVSDKSVLCVGLGTGGAHAAIELAKCGVGRFILIDPDRLSVGNVVRHPGGISQVGRLKVNVVRDLIHEKNPDVKVSVHPVAVTFENLEAIRPLISQANVVICGTDSRPSKLLVNRLCIEDNVVAVYGGAFRRAYGGQVLRVRPKKSPCHECFVAAMPEESTDVEISSASAAEEVAYSDRPVAIEPGLSVDVLPIANMLTKLALLELLADKPTSLSILKADFAAPWYLWLNRPEPGTQYADWPPLSDSSDEMTINRWYGIDLARDPDCPVCGKFIPTLAASYGLDLASPRTIPSLPTKE; encoded by the coding sequence ATGAGTGCAAACGACCCACAACAGCAGCAGATGATTCGAGAGGCTATGAAAGCGATTGCCGAGCGGAGACCCGGTCGTTCCAAGCTGGTCTATGACAAGGCAAAGCGCACGATTGTCGCCGTCACCGAAGGCACACAGACTCCTCGGGCATTGAATATAACGGCCGACGATGCGGACATGTTTGCCGTTGTCACATTGTCGAGTCGATGGTTCCGGGAGCAATGGCCACAATTTACCCGGCAGGGCAGGGTCTCTGTCCTTTTCAGCTCTTGGGATAGTGGCGATGCATTTACTCAGTGCGACCTAGGCCCGCTGTCAGCTCCGTCGGTTGCTGAAGGCGTAGTCTCACTGGGGGAAGGGACGGCTGCGCAGGAAAAGGCTCAGCTTCGCATCGTGCTCACGCCGGCGGGGGCTTCCACCCCTGACCCTTCGATCTTCATTGCTCCCGATGGGTCAATTCACCGAGCTACAGCGCGGCAACAGGTCAACGGCGCTGAACAGTCTGTGGCCGTCGTCTTCGTTGATGTGCAGCCGACACTCGCTAATCGACGGGTTGGCATTCTCGAAACTACCATGGTGAGCGACAAGTCTGTACTTTGTGTCGGCTTGGGCACTGGTGGCGCTCACGCAGCCATTGAACTAGCCAAGTGCGGAGTAGGTCGTTTCATCCTAATCGACCCGGACAGGCTATCCGTAGGAAATGTCGTTCGCCACCCTGGCGGCATCTCCCAAGTTGGCCGCCTCAAAGTGAACGTTGTACGCGATCTGATTCACGAGAAGAATCCAGACGTTAAAGTGTCCGTCCACCCCGTTGCCGTAACCTTTGAGAACCTGGAGGCGATCAGACCGCTCATCTCCCAGGCCAACGTGGTGATCTGCGGCACGGATAGTCGGCCGAGCAAACTCCTAGTTAATCGCCTTTGCATCGAGGATAACGTCGTTGCGGTCTACGGGGGGGCGTTTCGGCGGGCATATGGTGGTCAGGTTCTTCGAGTGCGCCCGAAGAAATCGCCATGCCATGAGTGTTTTGTGGCAGCTATGCCCGAAGAATCTACCGACGTTGAGATCTCGTCGGCATCAGCTGCCGAGGAGGTTGCTTATTCCGACCGCCCAGTGGCTATTGAGCCCGGGTTGTCTGTGGACGTTCTTCCTATAGCCAATATGCTCACAAAGCTTGCACTCCTGGAACTGCTTGCAGACAAGCCAACCTCGCTTAGCATTTTGAAAGCGGATTTCGCCGCGCCCTGGTACCTGTGGCTCAACAGGCCGGAACCGGGCACACAATATGCAGACTGGCCGCCGCTGAGCGATAGCAGTGACGAGATGACGATCAATCGCTGGTATGGGATCGACCTTGCCCGCGATCCGGATTGCCCTGTATGCGGCAAATTCATTCCGACACTGGCAGCCTCATACGGTCTCGATCTGGCTTCGCCGAGGACGATACCGTCCTTACCTACAAAGGAGTAA
- a CDS encoding dsDNA nuclease domain-containing protein: MTDSEKRPRKSGASRGSLLSPEATGGITGGKGYDFQTRYAACHLPLWLLEGSFHQLFFEGTGDIDIRFKDQGKSSRNHIQVKDHEVSPSELRLVIEHFRNLDSSLPEVYKQFTLACPSLSATLRPIETGLARLRGGTPFYDDAPGALAATRKDLDERLRKRGLEDLIDFIHSKTFIEVGHGDLCYDDRAVELFIARLLNHPEYSGKLRAMVQPAFSELMRGITASKGVVLERAVIEGILRSAVAKGVNGEKSITLWVQNWTKESFDPPADYALDWSSRFDRASRRGPSQGVWSAKLLPELSSLQKKIVAERTERFIRFRGKCSLSTGIAIGAVFPAVGGWVFEIPQPPSKEDWRSDAPATSPYDLRVEVIDGSLDGTDLVLGLNIKADGRGDIMRYVESTGHRPKIFAFMSPPSQGAQSIGGAGDACAFSRAVRDQLGQLLKTRQLVKTRIFFYGPFALAVFLGQQLTSVGEIQLFEYQDPGYILSCSLRT, translated from the coding sequence ATGACCGATTCCGAAAAGCGCCCACGCAAATCAGGTGCCAGCCGTGGTTCTCTGCTTTCCCCAGAGGCCACAGGTGGTATCACAGGAGGAAAAGGTTACGATTTCCAGACGCGCTATGCAGCATGTCATTTGCCGCTATGGCTGCTCGAGGGGTCATTTCACCAACTATTCTTTGAGGGCACCGGCGACATCGACATTCGCTTCAAAGATCAAGGCAAATCATCTCGCAACCACATTCAAGTGAAAGATCACGAAGTCTCCCCCAGCGAACTCAGGTTAGTTATCGAGCATTTCCGAAACTTGGATTCCAGTCTCCCGGAAGTATATAAACAGTTCACCTTGGCGTGCCCGTCCTTGTCCGCAACGCTTCGACCAATTGAGACGGGACTCGCCCGTTTGCGAGGAGGCACACCGTTTTACGACGATGCGCCAGGGGCCCTAGCCGCCACAAGAAAGGACCTGGATGAACGGTTGCGCAAAAGGGGCCTTGAGGACCTCATTGACTTCATTCACTCGAAGACATTCATCGAAGTAGGTCATGGGGATCTATGTTACGATGACCGCGCTGTCGAACTATTCATTGCGCGCTTGCTGAACCACCCAGAGTATTCGGGAAAACTCCGAGCTATGGTGCAGCCGGCATTTTCCGAATTAATGAGGGGGATTACGGCAAGCAAGGGCGTCGTTCTTGAACGAGCTGTGATCGAAGGGATCTTGCGATCCGCAGTAGCAAAGGGAGTGAATGGCGAGAAGAGCATCACACTCTGGGTTCAGAATTGGACAAAAGAGTCATTTGATCCGCCAGCAGACTATGCCTTGGACTGGTCATCGCGTTTTGACCGCGCTTCGCGTCGTGGACCGTCCCAGGGAGTGTGGAGCGCCAAACTACTGCCAGAATTGAGTTCGCTTCAGAAGAAGATTGTTGCGGAACGAACAGAGCGTTTCATTCGCTTTCGGGGGAAGTGCTCTTTATCGACCGGCATCGCGATCGGAGCCGTTTTCCCTGCAGTGGGAGGGTGGGTATTCGAGATACCGCAGCCACCCTCGAAGGAGGACTGGAGATCTGATGCTCCTGCAACCAGCCCATATGATCTGCGGGTTGAGGTTATCGACGGTAGCCTCGACGGTACGGACCTGGTTCTTGGACTGAATATCAAGGCCGACGGTCGCGGGGATATCATGCGCTATGTGGAAAGCACCGGCCACCGACCGAAGATATTCGCATTCATGTCGCCACCATCCCAAGGAGCGCAGTCGATTGGAGGGGCAGGAGATGCCTGCGCTTTTTCGCGAGCGGTGCGCGATCAGCTTGGCCAGCTCCTGAAGACGCGCCAGCTTGTCAAGACCCGCATCTTCTTCTACGGTCCTTTTGCTCTTGCCGTGTTTCTAGGACAGCAGTTGACTTCGGTTGGCGAAATTCAGCTATTCGAGTATCAGGACCCTGGGTATATTCTGAGCTGCTCTCTGCGGACATAG